One Halosegnis longus DNA window includes the following coding sequences:
- a CDS encoding pyridoxamine 5'-phosphate oxidase family protein produces MATIPPAFHDLFEKQTFAHISTLLPDGAPQTTPVWVDYDADANEVLVNTARGRRKEKNIRKDSRVAVSMTDPEDGYRYLAVRGTAELTTDGAVAHIDKLAARYMGVDEYPHHGEEDGERVLVRISPDSVTHTG; encoded by the coding sequence ATGGCGACGATTCCACCCGCGTTCCACGACTTATTCGAGAAACAGACCTTCGCGCACATCTCGACGCTGCTGCCCGACGGTGCGCCACAGACCACGCCCGTCTGGGTGGACTACGACGCCGACGCGAACGAGGTGCTCGTCAACACGGCCCGCGGCCGTCGCAAGGAGAAGAACATCCGGAAAGACTCACGTGTCGCCGTCAGTATGACCGACCCCGAGGACGGCTACCGGTATCTCGCCGTGCGCGGGACGGCGGAACTCACGACCGACGGCGCGGTCGCACACATCGATAAGCTCGCGGCCCGCTACATGGGCGTCGACGAGTATCCACACCACGGCGAGGAGGACGGCGAGCGCGTGCTCGTCCGCATCTCGCCCGACTCGGTCACCCACACCGGCTGA
- a CDS encoding YkgJ family cysteine cluster protein, translating to MDSLETELARARELDTASLADAIESIGFECTHCGACCTAEPDDDHTATVFPDEVRELTDDEWRDVARPMPYGLEDGPDGPEGETFEWALQTDACGDCVFYDGDDSGGCTVHDDRPLICHTYPFSVALGGTSQPMGEAVDSEGMVRAHECEGLGRDISRSEAEELAAALKERAVRELEEAIGVRDNYEPVVTATGEVVVHDSEGPKRPDGTPVGQ from the coding sequence ATGGACTCACTCGAAACCGAACTCGCCCGCGCCCGCGAACTTGACACCGCGAGTCTCGCCGACGCAATCGAATCAATCGGCTTCGAGTGTACCCACTGTGGAGCCTGCTGTACGGCCGAACCCGACGACGACCACACCGCCACCGTGTTCCCCGACGAGGTGCGCGAGCTCACCGACGACGAGTGGCGCGACGTGGCCCGCCCGATGCCGTACGGGCTCGAAGACGGGCCGGACGGCCCGGAGGGGGAGACGTTCGAGTGGGCGCTCCAGACGGACGCCTGCGGCGACTGTGTCTTCTACGACGGCGACGACTCCGGCGGCTGTACCGTCCACGACGACCGGCCGCTCATCTGTCACACGTACCCCTTCTCCGTCGCGTTGGGTGGAACCTCACAGCCGATGGGCGAGGCCGTCGACTCGGAAGGGATGGTCCGCGCCCACGAGTGTGAGGGGCTCGGGCGCGACATCTCCCGATCCGAGGCCGAGGAGCTGGCCGCCGCGCTCAAGGAGCGTGCCGTGCGCGAACTGGAGGAGGCAATCGGCGTGCGCGACAACTACGAGCCGGTCGTGACCGCGACCGGTGAGGTGGTCGTTCACGACTCCGAGGGACCGAAGCGGCCCGACGGCACTCCCGTGGGACAGTGA
- a CDS encoding TRAM domain-containing protein: MEISEKLLCLFSADVESDDDRYVVEVPRRELDTGEIEEGETYRVALIAAGEDDAASVESDRAETAGETASGEPRPPVEPGEIRYVEVEDIGKQGDGIARVERGYVIIVPDTDIGERVKIEVTEVKSNFAVGEVIE, translated from the coding sequence ATGGAGATCTCCGAGAAACTCCTCTGTCTGTTCAGCGCCGATGTCGAGAGCGACGACGACCGGTACGTGGTCGAGGTGCCGCGCCGCGAACTCGACACCGGTGAAATCGAGGAGGGTGAGACGTACCGCGTCGCCCTCATCGCTGCCGGCGAGGACGACGCCGCAAGCGTCGAGAGCGACCGCGCCGAGACCGCCGGCGAGACCGCGAGCGGCGAGCCGCGCCCGCCCGTCGAGCCGGGCGAGATTCGCTACGTCGAAGTCGAGGATATCGGCAAACAGGGAGACGGCATCGCCCGCGTCGAGCGCGGCTACGTCATCATCGTCCCGGACACCGACATCGGCGAGCGCGTCAAGATAGAGGTGACGGAAGTGAAGTCCAACTTCGCGGTCGGCGAGGTCATCGAGTAA
- a CDS encoding DUF7123 family protein: MSATAAPATTTDLSEKQQRILAYLREAAATETYFKSRAIGEELGLSAKEVGTNMGAICEGDFDIDVEKWGYSSGTTWMVTT, from the coding sequence ATGAGCGCGACAGCCGCCCCGGCGACCACGACCGACCTGAGCGAGAAACAACAGCGAATCCTCGCGTATCTGCGTGAGGCGGCCGCCACGGAGACCTACTTCAAATCGCGCGCCATCGGCGAGGAACTCGGCCTGTCGGCGAAGGAGGTCGGCACCAACATGGGTGCCATCTGCGAGGGCGACTTCGACATCGACGTGGAGAAGTGGGGGTACTCGTCGGGAACGACCTGGATGGTCACGACGTAG
- a CDS encoding winged helix-turn-helix transcriptional regulator, which produces MDEVDESKRATLKRFGAIGAVSPFARFAGDNDDDGQDRSDRREAIVGYLATTPGAHFSKLRDDLKLGTGEAQHHLRRLESDGSVESEKDGDYRRYFPSGRFSAFEKRALGYLRRETARKLVLALLSNPDATGGDLAAELGVSRPTVSRYVGELESAGLLSREDGYALVAPERLLVLVVRYADSFGPEAVAFAADASDLLSYDPTS; this is translated from the coding sequence ATGGACGAGGTGGACGAGAGCAAGCGGGCGACGCTGAAGCGGTTCGGCGCAATCGGCGCTGTGTCGCCGTTCGCCCGCTTTGCCGGCGACAACGACGACGACGGGCAGGACCGCTCGGACCGTCGTGAGGCCATCGTCGGCTATCTCGCCACCACCCCAGGCGCACACTTCTCGAAGCTGCGCGACGACCTCAAGCTCGGCACCGGCGAGGCACAACACCACCTCCGCCGGCTCGAATCCGACGGGAGCGTCGAGTCGGAGAAGGACGGCGACTACCGGCGCTACTTCCCGAGCGGCCGCTTCTCGGCGTTCGAAAAGCGCGCCCTCGGCTACCTGCGGCGCGAGACGGCCAGAAAGCTCGTGCTCGCGCTGTTGTCGAATCCCGACGCGACGGGCGGAGACCTCGCGGCGGAGTTGGGCGTCTCGCGCCCGACCGTGAGCCGGTACGTCGGCGAACTCGAATCGGCGGGCCTGCTCTCGCGCGAGGACGGCTACGCGCTCGTCGCCCCCGAGCGACTGCTCGTGCTCGTGGTCCGGTACGCGGACTCCTTCGGACCGGAGGCGGTCGCCTTCGCGGCCGACGCGAGCGACCTCCTCTCGTACGACCCTACGTCGTGA
- a CDS encoding SPFH domain-containing protein, with protein sequence MLTALQAGFAGPIVALVLLSLAIITVASSVVIVQAYEKKALTRFGEFQKLLEPGFNLVVPFVSATYAFDMRTQTLDVPRQEAITRDNSPVTADAVVYIKVMDAKKAFLEVDDYERAVSNLAQTTLRAVIGDMELDDTLNKRQEINARIRKDLDEPTDEWGVRVESVEVREVNPSKDVQQAMEQQTSAERRRRAMILEAQGERRSAVEEAEGEKQSNIIRAQGEKQSQILEAQGDAISTVLRAKSAESMGERAVIDKGMETLAEMGTSESTTFVLPQELTSLVGRYGKHMTGSDVQQSESVLDSMDFDEETREMLGLDDIEEILGRIDEDAEMDVQQMEAEAEAIKAGADEADIKNANDVIAEMDSDMDAETKEEMREAMGDAETEQE encoded by the coding sequence ATGCTGACAGCACTCCAAGCGGGATTTGCCGGGCCGATCGTCGCGCTGGTCCTCCTCTCGCTCGCCATCATCACGGTAGCGTCCTCGGTCGTCATCGTACAGGCGTACGAGAAGAAAGCCCTCACCCGGTTCGGTGAGTTCCAGAAGCTGCTCGAACCCGGCTTCAATCTCGTCGTGCCGTTCGTCTCCGCGACGTACGCGTTCGACATGCGAACACAGACGCTCGACGTGCCTCGACAGGAGGCCATCACCCGGGACAACTCTCCGGTGACGGCCGACGCCGTCGTCTACATCAAGGTGATGGACGCGAAGAAGGCGTTCCTCGAGGTCGACGACTACGAGCGGGCCGTCTCGAATCTCGCACAGACGACGCTGCGTGCCGTCATCGGCGACATGGAACTCGACGACACGCTCAACAAGCGCCAGGAGATCAACGCGCGCATCCGGAAGGACCTCGACGAGCCGACCGACGAGTGGGGCGTCCGCGTCGAGTCCGTCGAGGTGCGTGAGGTGAACCCGAGCAAAGACGTGCAGCAGGCGATGGAGCAACAGACCTCCGCGGAGCGCCGCCGCCGTGCCATGATTCTGGAGGCACAGGGTGAGCGACGCTCGGCCGTCGAGGAGGCAGAGGGTGAAAAGCAGTCGAACATCATCCGCGCACAGGGTGAAAAGCAGAGCCAGATTCTGGAAGCACAGGGTGACGCGATTTCGACCGTGCTGCGCGCGAAATCCGCCGAGTCGATGGGCGAGCGTGCCGTCATCGACAAGGGAATGGAGACGCTCGCCGAGATGGGGACCAGCGAGTCCACGACGTTCGTGCTCCCACAGGAGCTCACGTCGCTCGTCGGTCGCTACGGCAAGCACATGACCGGCTCGGACGTCCAACAGTCCGAGAGCGTGCTCGACTCGATGGACTTCGACGAGGAGACCCGCGAGATGCTCGGACTCGACGACATCGAGGAGATCCTCGGTCGCATCGACGAGGACGCCGAGATGGATGTCCAACAGATGGAAGCCGAGGCGGAGGCTATCAAGGCCGGCGCCGACGAGGCAGATATCAAGAACGCCAACGACGTGATTGCGGAGATGGACTCGGATATGGACGCCGAGACCAAAGAAGAGATGCGCGAAGCGATGGGCGACGCGGAGACGGAACAGGAGTAG
- a CDS encoding NfeD family protein, translated as MVDIFGLPLSMVLLLAGAGLMLAEALAPGANFIVLGSGLTVAGLVGVLLSPLIGGVAIILLMTLVFLLASGATLAGYRRLGIGTGGSGSKTTDSSSLRGNTGTVTERVTSDGGEVKLDDGGFNPYYRARAMDRDIEVGTEVVVMDPGGGNVVTVAPANEDDIDRALREAREQDRAAGATGDAETNRVSESDGDADADGGSESDREPESA; from the coding sequence ATGGTCGATATCTTCGGGCTTCCCCTGTCGATGGTGTTGCTGTTGGCGGGGGCGGGGCTGATGTTGGCGGAGGCGCTCGCGCCGGGTGCCAACTTCATCGTGCTGGGCTCGGGGCTGACGGTGGCCGGACTCGTCGGCGTCCTGTTGAGTCCGCTCATCGGCGGGGTGGCGATTATCCTCCTGATGACGCTCGTCTTTCTGCTGGCGAGCGGCGCGACGCTCGCCGGCTACCGACGGCTGGGCATCGGCACCGGCGGGTCCGGGAGCAAGACAACCGACTCCTCCTCGCTGCGTGGAAACACCGGAACGGTGACGGAACGGGTGACGAGCGACGGCGGCGAGGTCAAGCTCGACGACGGCGGCTTCAACCCCTACTACCGGGCGCGGGCGATGGACCGGGATATCGAGGTCGGCACCGAAGTCGTCGTGATGGACCCCGGCGGCGGAAACGTCGTCACCGTCGCGCCGGCCAACGAGGACGACATCGACCGCGCGCTCCGAGAGGCACGCGAGCAGGATCGAGCGGCGGGCGCGACCGGCGACGCCGAGACGAACCGCGTCTCAGAGTCCGACGGTGACGCGGACGCCGACGGTGGGTCGGAATCCGACCGGGAACCGGAGTCGGCCTGA
- a CDS encoding DUF7312 domain-containing protein, which translates to MTDDEREWDDPPGVWDEEEEEDDAGALNVATEGESFVGGDERDPITPGDISPEHAAFVLLGALFATLVLVRLASGVL; encoded by the coding sequence ATGACCGACGACGAGCGCGAGTGGGACGACCCGCCCGGCGTGTGGGACGAAGAGGAGGAGGAAGACGACGCCGGGGCGTTGAACGTCGCCACGGAGGGCGAGTCGTTCGTCGGAGGCGACGAGCGTGACCCGATAACGCCCGGCGACATCTCTCCCGAGCACGCGGCCTTCGTCCTGCTCGGTGCGCTGTTCGCGACACTGGTGTTGGTGCGGCTCGCGAGCGGCGTGCTCTGA
- the metG gene encoding methionine--tRNA ligase, with the protein MTRDEYPTDEPAVVTCGLPYANGDLHVGHLRTYVSGDALARALDSLGQETAFVSGSDMHGTPIAVNAAEAGVDPESYAYEYHDQYEATFPQFNVEFDHYGDTHDATNTELTQSFVESWLDNDHIFEREIQVAWDADEDQPLPDRYVEGTCPYCGETARGDECDDGCQRHLEPGEIEDPVSTLTGNPAEYRTREHKFLRLGDFQEYLSGFLDRLEGTDNAQNQPREWVEGELEDLCITRDMDWGIDYPGEGEDDLVLYVWVDAPIEYVSATKQYSEKSDFDWEAAWQFDGETRPGAQWEDEWSDDGGDLIHIIGQDIIQHHTVFWPAMLRGAGYNEPRAVMACGFVNLAGKAFSTSRNRAVWADDYLETGLDPDLFRYQIITGSEFTADVNFSWDALQERTNNDLVGVLGNFAYRSLLFAERNFDGTPDADVSEDVREHIDGAIGAVHEAVNDYSVRGLGEAPIDLARFGNEYIQRNEPWKLTDEDPERAAQVIRDCVQLVKATAVLMEPVLPGKAEELWAQLGEDGSVHDAVLSDALEAPPAEFGEPTELFEQIEDDTVAELNADLESRVEDAGEESEESEETDDEASEAESVDLEPIVEDTIGFEEFQDLDLRVGEIQTADGIEGADDLAKLEVDIGHEVRQIVAGIKQLHDLDTLPGTKVVVVANMEPAELFGVESNGMVLAAGEQADLLTTHGDSVVGTRVR; encoded by the coding sequence ATGACACGCGACGAGTATCCCACCGACGAGCCGGCGGTGGTCACCTGCGGGCTGCCGTACGCCAACGGTGACCTCCACGTCGGCCACCTGCGCACGTACGTGAGCGGTGACGCCCTCGCCCGTGCGCTCGACAGTCTCGGCCAGGAGACGGCGTTCGTCTCCGGCTCCGACATGCACGGGACGCCGATTGCCGTCAACGCCGCCGAGGCCGGCGTCGACCCCGAGTCGTACGCCTACGAGTACCACGACCAGTACGAGGCGACGTTCCCGCAGTTCAACGTCGAGTTCGACCACTACGGCGACACCCACGACGCGACCAACACCGAGCTCACCCAGTCGTTCGTCGAGTCGTGGCTGGACAACGACCACATCTTCGAGCGGGAGATTCAGGTGGCGTGGGACGCCGACGAGGACCAACCCCTCCCCGACCGCTACGTCGAAGGGACCTGCCCCTACTGCGGGGAGACGGCCCGCGGCGACGAGTGTGACGACGGCTGCCAGCGCCACCTCGAACCCGGCGAAATCGAGGACCCCGTCTCCACGCTGACCGGAAACCCCGCGGAGTACCGCACCCGCGAGCACAAGTTCCTCCGACTCGGCGACTTCCAGGAGTATCTGTCGGGGTTCCTCGACCGGCTCGAAGGGACCGACAACGCCCAGAATCAGCCCCGCGAGTGGGTCGAGGGCGAACTCGAAGACCTCTGTATCACCCGCGACATGGACTGGGGAATCGACTACCCCGGGGAGGGGGAAGACGACCTCGTGCTCTACGTGTGGGTCGACGCGCCCATCGAGTACGTCTCTGCGACGAAGCAGTACAGCGAGAAATCCGACTTCGACTGGGAGGCGGCGTGGCAGTTCGACGGCGAGACGCGCCCCGGCGCGCAGTGGGAGGACGAATGGAGCGACGACGGCGGTGACCTCATCCACATCATCGGGCAGGACATCATCCAACACCACACCGTGTTCTGGCCGGCGATGCTCCGGGGAGCGGGCTACAACGAACCCCGCGCCGTGATGGCCTGCGGGTTCGTCAACCTCGCGGGGAAGGCCTTCTCGACGAGCCGGAACCGCGCGGTGTGGGCCGACGACTACCTCGAGACGGGACTCGACCCCGACCTGTTCCGGTATCAGATTATCACCGGCTCGGAGTTCACCGCCGACGTGAACTTCTCGTGGGACGCGCTGCAAGAGCGGACGAACAACGACCTCGTGGGCGTGCTCGGCAACTTCGCCTACCGGTCGCTGCTGTTCGCCGAGCGCAACTTCGACGGTACGCCCGACGCCGACGTGAGCGAGGACGTGCGCGAACACATCGACGGGGCAATCGGTGCCGTCCACGAGGCCGTCAACGACTACTCCGTGCGCGGGCTCGGGGAGGCTCCCATCGACCTCGCGCGCTTCGGCAACGAGTACATCCAGCGCAACGAGCCGTGGAAGCTCACCGACGAGGACCCCGAGCGCGCGGCGCAGGTCATCCGCGACTGCGTCCAGCTCGTGAAGGCGACGGCCGTGCTCATGGAGCCGGTCCTCCCGGGGAAGGCAGAGGAGCTGTGGGCACAGCTGGGCGAGGACGGCAGCGTCCACGACGCCGTGCTCTCGGACGCGCTCGAAGCCCCGCCGGCAGAGTTCGGTGAGCCGACGGAGCTGTTCGAGCAAATCGAAGACGACACCGTCGCGGAACTCAACGCCGACCTCGAATCGCGCGTCGAGGACGCGGGCGAGGAGAGCGAAGAGAGCGAGGAGACGGACGACGAGGCGAGCGAGGCCGAGTCCGTCGACCTCGAACCGATCGTCGAGGACACCATCGGCTTCGAGGAGTTCCAGGACCTCGACCTCCGGGTCGGCGAGATTCAGACCGCGGACGGCATCGAGGGGGCCGACGACCTCGCGAAGCTGGAGGTGGACATCGGCCACGAGGTCCGACAGATTGTCGCGGGTATCAAACAGCTCCACGACCTCGATACACTGCCCGGAACGAAGGTCGTCGTCGTCGCGAACATGGAGCCGGCGGAGCTGTTCGGCGTCGAGTCGAACGGGATGGTGCTCGCGGCCGGCGAGCAGGCCGACCTGCTGACGACGCACGGCGACAGCGTCGTCGGCACGCGCGTCCGATAG
- a CDS encoding YqaA family protein, with amino-acid sequence MSLVPLVLGFDFSPLVEFVESSSGLLSLLAVAVYSFLIAVVLPLPSEIVLFATPNLGLPPAVELTILILVSGLGKAAGSVFAFRVGHGVKESGPVIRALRRSPIDVVAWSERKTVEVAQEYGYIGLAFALSIPFFPDTISIYAFTVLEENYAKFAAATFVGSVGRLLVWIAFFDTLTSVL; translated from the coding sequence GTGTCACTGGTCCCACTGGTTCTCGGTTTCGACTTCTCGCCGCTCGTCGAGTTCGTCGAGTCGTCGAGCGGGCTCCTCTCGCTGCTCGCCGTGGCCGTCTACTCGTTTCTCATCGCCGTCGTCCTCCCGCTGCCGAGCGAAATCGTCCTCTTCGCGACGCCGAACCTCGGGCTGCCGCCGGCCGTCGAGTTGACGATTCTCATCCTCGTCTCGGGGCTGGGGAAGGCCGCCGGCTCGGTGTTCGCCTTCCGGGTCGGCCACGGCGTCAAGGAGTCCGGTCCCGTGATTCGCGCGCTCCGGCGCTCTCCGATCGACGTGGTCGCGTGGTCTGAACGCAAGACCGTCGAAGTCGCACAGGAGTACGGCTACATCGGGCTCGCCTTCGCCCTCTCGATTCCGTTCTTCCCCGACACCATCTCCATCTACGCGTTTACGGTCTTGGAGGAGAACTACGCGAAGTTCGCCGCCGCCACCTTCGTCGGCAGCGTCGGCCGACTGCTCGTCTGGATTGCCTTCTTCGATACTCTCACCTCGGTGTTGTGA
- the mfnA gene encoding tyrosine decarboxylase MfnA, producing the protein MELGIPQSFSRVLSSMCTEPHPAAREAAERFIATNPGDPGTYETVADLESTVVDRLGDITGLADPAGYVASGGTEANIQALRLARNRADTPDPNVVVPASGHFSFTKAADVLGVELRVAPLDGYTVSLEAVTELIDEDTVAVVGVAGSTEYGRVDPIPALADLVADAPGDPLLHVDAAWGGFVLPFTDHAWGFADAAVDTLTIDPHKMGQAVVPAGGLLAREESLLAELAVDTPYLESTSQITLTGTRSGAGVASAAAALDALWPEGYREQYETSQANAEWLAAELRSRGADVVSPTLPLVAADIGTETIDAVREAGWRLSRTEQGEARFVMQPHVTRETLRAFLADLDNLR; encoded by the coding sequence ATGGAGTTGGGGATTCCGCAGTCGTTCTCGCGCGTGCTCTCGTCGATGTGTACGGAGCCGCACCCGGCCGCCCGCGAGGCCGCAGAGCGGTTCATCGCCACCAACCCGGGCGACCCCGGCACCTACGAGACCGTCGCCGACCTCGAATCGACGGTCGTGGACCGCCTCGGAGATATCACCGGCCTCGCCGACCCGGCCGGCTACGTCGCCTCCGGCGGCACCGAGGCGAACATTCAGGCGCTCCGGCTGGCCCGAAACCGGGCCGACACCCCCGACCCGAACGTCGTCGTCCCGGCGTCGGGCCACTTCTCGTTCACGAAGGCCGCGGACGTGCTCGGCGTCGAACTCCGGGTCGCCCCGCTCGACGGCTACACCGTCTCGCTGGAGGCGGTCACCGAACTCATCGACGAGGACACGGTCGCAGTCGTCGGCGTCGCCGGCTCGACGGAGTACGGCCGCGTCGACCCGATTCCCGCGCTCGCCGACCTCGTCGCCGACGCGCCCGGCGACCCACTCCTCCACGTCGACGCCGCGTGGGGTGGCTTCGTCCTGCCGTTCACCGACCACGCGTGGGGGTTCGCCGACGCCGCCGTCGACACGCTCACCATCGACCCGCACAAGATGGGTCAGGCGGTCGTGCCGGCCGGTGGACTACTGGCGCGCGAGGAGTCGCTGCTTGCCGAACTCGCCGTCGACACGCCGTATCTCGAGTCCACGAGCCAGATTACCCTGACGGGGACACGCTCGGGGGCGGGCGTGGCGAGCGCGGCCGCGGCGCTCGACGCGCTGTGGCCCGAAGGCTACCGCGAGCAGTACGAGACATCACAGGCGAACGCCGAGTGGCTCGCGGCCGAACTGCGTTCGCGAGGGGCCGATGTCGTCTCGCCGACGCTCCCGCTGGTCGCGGCCGACATCGGCACCGAGACGATCGACGCGGTTCGCGAGGCGGGCTGGCGGCTCTCGCGCACCGAACAGGGTGAAGCCCGGTTCGTCATGCAGCCGCACGTCACGCGCGAGACGCTGCGTGCGTTCCTCGCCGACCTCGACAACCTCCGATAG